The following are encoded in a window of Podospora pseudoanserina strain CBS 124.78 chromosome 6, whole genome shotgun sequence genomic DNA:
- a CDS encoding hypothetical protein (EggNog:ENOG503P102; COG:G): MGYALFQNSKVVVAKYRGSVNKASKLLTTTTGLIIACVALWSAIGAMMDGRKAVRIAEWTARKDYWESCETIEDQEDGCDRVTKAPLGPPPHSFSGDNQQNGLLAGEAGELQPAQSPGTGVANSSGVDFHHSSMTGTSRRVIFGSGLETSFDFKPTATTLPLLRMDTGMTSALINVDVSRREGGRKLPSPVRPRLLPSIPAAIWPSDLPLIQASTPLPGFSCRICKATLKLGFDEPPEHPWDHNNCYFVSWYWSCIDEALYGLSHQRVDSRPRGMVLHINDILRKNAETTDDGGEVDTDLTQISWQRNFNQVVEALLYRVYFVYNGDEKHGGPPYPDDGSKKRMVEPWIDKIGGILYYWRRVEKEGRAH, translated from the exons ATGG GATACGCCCTCTTTCAAAACTCCAAGGTCGTTGTGGCAAAGTACAGAGGCTCAGTTAACAAAGCAAGTAAGCTTCTTACTACCACAACTGGACTTATTATTGCTTGTGTGGCTTTATGGTCAGCCATTGGTGCTATGATGGATGGTAGGAAGGCTGTGAGAATAGCTGAGTGGACGGCTAGGAAAGACTACTGGGAGTCTTGTGAAACA ATTGAAGACCAGGAGGACGGGTGTGACAGAGTAACAAAAGCACCCCTGGGTCCACCGCCGCACTCGTTCTCTGGAGACAATCAACAAAATGGACTACTGGCTGGAGAAGCCGGAGAGCTCCAGCCTGCCCAGTCACCTGGCACCGGAGTAGCAAACAGCTCGGGTGTTGATTTTCACCATTCTTCCATGACAGGCACTTCACGCCGAGTGATTTTTGGCAGTGGGTTGGAAACCAGTTTTGACTTCAAGCCCACTGCAACCACTCTTCCTTTACTCCGAATGGACACCGGAATGACCTCGGCCCTCATAAACGTTGACGTATCTAGACGAGAAGGGGGCCGGAAAC TTCCGTCACCTGTTCGACCACGACTTCTGCCGTCAATCCCGGCGGCAATCTGGCCATCGGACCTGCCGTTAATCCAAGCATCAACTCCTCTGCCGGGGTTCTCGTGTCGTATCTGCAAGGCCACACTGAAATTAGGTTTTGATGAGCCACCAGAACACCCCTGGGATCACAATAATTGTTACTTTGTTTCTTGGTACTGGTCATGCATTGATGAAGCTCTTTATGGACTTTCTCACCAGCGCGTAGACAGTCGTCCTCGTGGTATGGTCCTACATATCAATGATATTCTCAGAAAAAATGCGGAAACAacagatgatggtggtgaagtcGACACTGACCTGACACAGATCTCATGGCAAAGGAACTTCAATCAAGTTGTCGAAGCTCTCCTCTATCGGGTGTACTTTGTCTACAATGGTGATGAAAAGCACGGGGGGCCGCCCTATCCTGATGACGGATCCAAAAAGCGCATGGTTGAGCCTTGGATAGATAAGATTGGCGGGATTCTGTATTactggaggagggtggagaaaGAGGGAAGGGCTCACTAG
- a CDS encoding hypothetical protein (EggNog:ENOG503P102; COG:G), producing the protein MSGNPTSPGPEATAAAASTAPVDSSNKRGRRRRLIGVSTKMYFSASRTEAFTRSVVELLSSPTDTLTLGDDDVDIFIIPDFVTLTSVISIIRSAPEGSVARRIKVGAQDCYSEDFGAYTGEVSPAVLAEVGVEFVELGHAERKRLFAESDGRVGEKVRGVVRNGMVPVICVGEMRKDGGVEGAVGEVVRQVEVVLKGVGEGEEVVLAYEPVWAIGGREPAAEEYVEGVVRGLREWEGVKGRGGRVRVIYGGAAGRGLWERLGGEVDGLFLGRFGHDAGEFVKLIGEVAGGGGEGGE; encoded by the coding sequence ATGTCCGGCAACCCCACCTCTCCCGGCCCCGAagcaacggcggcggcggcgtcgacgGCGCCGGTTGATAGCAGTAACaagcgaggaagaaggcgtcGTCTGATCGGGGTATCCACCAAAATGTATTTTTCCGCCTCTCGGACGGAAGCCTTCACCCGGTCCGTTGTCGAGCTTCTTTCCAGCCCTACGgataccctaaccctgggtgatgacgatgtcgacatcttcatcatccccgacTTTGTCACCCTCACGTCTGTCATTAGTATCATACGATCTGCTCCTGAGGGGTCGGTGGCGAGAAGGATAAAAGTAGGGGCGCAGGATTGTTATTCTGAGGATTTTGGAGCTTATACGGGGGAGGTTAGTCCTGCGGTTTTggctgaggttggggtggagTTTGTGGAATTGGGGCATGCGGAACGGAAGAGGTTGTTTGCGGAGAGTgatgggagggttggggagaaggttaggggggtggtgaggaatgGGATGGTTCCGGTGATATGTGTTGGTGAGATGAGGaaagatgggggggttgaaggggcggttggggaggtggtgaggcaggttgaggttgtgctaaagggggttggggagggggaggaggtggtgctggcttATGAGCCTGTTTGGGCTATCGGGGGGAGGGAGCCAGCTGCGGAGGAGtatgttgagggggttgtgagagggttgagggagtgggagggagtgaaaggaaggggggggagggtgagggttaTTTACGGGGGGGCGGCGGGAcgggggttgtgggagaggttggggggggaggtggatgggttgtttttggggaggtttgggcaTGATGCTGGGGAGTTTGTCAAGttgattggggaggttgcggggggtggtggtgagggtggtgagtga
- a CDS encoding hypothetical protein (EggNog:ENOG503P102; COG:G): MPSAHFIYSATIASGCEGVRMPEVVQPMVAGLHQAPPPSASITTPTQTTPTQTATTSFDRISTVSEHSTASSCLSPSALFRYVKQSKYVCNVCRYFQFSTCVLQRDRRRCAKSGNMVFAFGGFLIACIALWSTIRAMEDGRKAVSLAEWTARKDFFEYCHSTGYKEDSCDKIKATSLGPPPLSGMRLKARMLQQTVTKRFDTFPGSLVILAGFPLMMSVWVSSRKALRKPFRNRPCSNPVILQYELGLLATTDRTQFIQTNRKVLVPRSRKPLALTTAKQVTPALAVSPLDGISSSFDFSLRAGVAVGKSFDFEHPPDPLQNNFGASSALEKGIHNPTHRRKTRNQSSLATVPVALTPKSQLLLSLAPCQICSSKLDPIVSDELLTYYPEHKKSHFAAWCWPCSAKVVRSQLALDSYLTCGHMTCGKPPPKGLHEDIGSFLMESEQESETVDRGGGKCESAGASIIKRNWNLYGHTSYDAQLIRTGTYMGRKGKGASWFNVGGGVICRWDYY; the protein is encoded by the exons ATGCCCAGCGCTCATTTTATATACTCCGCAACAATCGCATCAGGTTGCGAGGGAGTGAGGATGCCAGAAGTGGTCCAGCCGATGGTGGCTGGACTTCATCAGGCACCCCCGCCATCTGCGTCCATTACAACCCCGactcaaacaaccccaacccaaacggCTACAACCTCATTCGACAGAATATCAACCGTATCGGAACACAGTACTGCCTCATCCTGTCTATCACCCTCAGCACTCTTCCGTTATGTCAAACAGTCGAAATATGTCTGTAACGTGTGTCGGTATTTTCAATTTTCGACCTGTGTCCTACAGCGGGATAGAAGACGCTGCGCTAAAAGTGGCAACATGGTCTTTGCATTTGGAGGATTCTTGATCGCTTGCATAGCGCTTTGGTCAACAATCCGCGCCATGGAAGATGGTAGAAAAGCTGTCAGTCTCGCGGAGTGGACGGCCAGGAAGGACTTTTTTGAGTATTGCCATTCT ACTGGATATAAGGAGGATAGTTGTGATAAGATTAAAGCAACATCTTTAGGGCCACCACCGTTGAGCGGAATGAGATTGAAAGCACGAATGCTTCAACAGACCGTGACCAAGAGATTCGATACCTTTCCGGGTTCCTTGGTCATCCTTGCTGGATTTCCTCTCATGATGAGTGTCTGGGTTTCCTCTAGGAAAGCCCTGAGAAAGCCTTTCAGAAACCGACCGTGTTCGAATCCCGTTATCTTACAATATGAACTGGGTTTGCTCGCTACCACGGATCGGACTCAGTTTATCCAAACAAATAGAAAGGTGTTAGTTCCCAGGAGCCGAAAGCCCCTTGCCCTTACGACTGCAAAACAAGTCACCCCCGCACTGGCTGTCAGCCCTCTCGACGGGATAAGCAGCAGCTTCGACTTCAGCCTGCGTGCTGGAGTAGCAGTGGGTAAAAGCTTCGACTTTGAGCACCCTCCAGACCCGCTCCAGAATAATTTTggagcatcatcagcacTCGAAAAAGGCATCCACAACCCAACGCATCGACGAAAAACCCGGAATCAGAGCAGTCTTGCTACTGTACCAGTGGCCTTGACTCCAAAGTCCCAACTTCTACTGTCACTTGCACCGTGCCAGATTTGCAGTTCGAAACTGGACCCAATTGTCAGCGATGAGCTTCTGACATATTATCCTGAACATAAGAAGTCACATTTTGCGGCTTGGTGCTGGCCTTGCAGTGCCAAAGTTGTGAGAAGTCAACTTGCCTTGGACTCCTATTTGACGTGCGGCCATATGACTTGTGGAAAGCCTCCGCCGAAGGGGCTGCATGAAGATATTGGAAGTTTTCTAATGGAAAGCGAGCAGGAGTCGGAGACTGTGGATCGTGGAGGCGGCAAGTGTGAATCAGCTGGCGCTTCCATTATTAAACGCAACTGGAACTTGTACGGGCACACTTCATATGACGCACAGCTGATTCGCACGGGTACTTACATGGGGCGAAAGGGCAAGGGAGCGTCCTGGTTCAacgtgggtggtggggttaTTTGTCGGTGGGACTATTATTAG